In Styela clava chromosome 14, kaStyClav1.hap1.2, whole genome shotgun sequence, the following are encoded in one genomic region:
- the LOC120340896 gene encoding laminin subunit alpha-5-like isoform X4 translates to MLKLAVLLLLTALHLDVGYGQPQLIKEPNVLTPPYFNIATGKKIESTATCGEVEPHVFCKLTGGPNEYGYNGNLYQGQFCDECDMQNPTKSHPIKYAIDGTEKWWQSPPLSQGSEYNKINITIHLGQVFHVAYAIIKFANSPRAGTWVLERSSDHGKTFQPWQYFANSDSDCHNLFGIDAFEEITSDDSVMCTSEYSDVVPLERGEVIVSIINRRPGAKNFSHSPVLQEWSKATDVRLRLLRTKTLLGHLMAVQRQDPTVTRRYFYSIKDISIGGRCVCNGHADTCLPDPDDRYKLKCECRHNTCGDSCEYCCPGFVQKEWKAAVPESANQCERCNCHGHSTECDFDEQVAIRRQSLDLDGNYEGGGVCKNCLHNTAGINCEKCADGFYRPANVDPRHPEGCRPCDCDSAFTVGTCEPVTGRCYCKPKYAGDRCDKCAPGYHMFPECEQFGDNVCPCFYNGTRDGICLPENDICPCKYNFAGKYCSECAAGFYNFPDCTPCTCLGQGAISDICDPYSGQCTCDEGFGGLYCDQCAAGYYKYPLCQTCACYTAFTTSDICDPDTGKCFCTELVTGESCNRCLPGYYDFPQCKECECSSPGSASTMCDQESGKCQCKPNFQGPKCEQCAPEYYNYPNCIPCDCDVQGSQRTTCDVVTGQCTCFRYIGGRRCDQCAPDYFNFPRCEDCKCDPRGIKSVVPGVCLAFTTGQCDCKENVVGKYCNECSPLHYNLTLGCVDCNCFLQGTLDGVAACDTEFGDCWCKPYTCTQRCSQCDDGFFGLEESHYFGCTGCQCDAGGAMTEDCDTVDGQCRCKEGVTGRKCDSVAEGYYYPTLLQHRFEVEDGKTTEDQILRFGFNREHFPAFSMKGYGEFSLVQRKIIVPVNVESYGLYRVLFYYVQPDGTTSANVTLSPVTADGSEQKFIVDFEPSQSPALMTANSVFVLNRGEWNIIIEGEPGLLIDYIVLLPSEYYEPGILQAKITEPCEPTLTQTGKDCLMYTHIPLTGTPQAAAMAFAEQAQHDSPTTAHPTMVLLDGNKKGDNHHTVSMTLNDVDSAGKYVLVLEYASTGDRMKTVDATVTDLAGNTFSDVKFNIYSCEYLFLCRQVALTPLSDVMVFDISVPNIQVDLSVGAGDVVYVSRVHAIPYEKWTMEYVEPKRKCITKEGPEFDECTAWAYPTSATGHKIEVGGGDSVPPTETTGEVDTVLVGGEDNTIEIDMDLDPGRYVFLLHYFNPNHVSFSPNIIISDGGLTHEGTANVTFCPSGDGCRGVVISNNGAVVIDITNRPQTMTIKVPADKAFWLDYILAIPEESYNADQLDLKPVDHSRKFFDECYGVGTEGLIDSATTPTDFCRKAVFSLTMDFNDGALPCDCSGAGTVGGGDVDCEDYGGQCPCKPNVIGRKCDRCMIGFYGFPDCKPCDCDGALCDEINGNCICPPNTVSPSCDQCLPFTHSFHPLAGCVACDCHSQGVENATDLGCSKDDGQCRCRENVEGLRCDKCKAGFFGFPDCSPCVCDTRGSISETCDPASGQCLCKENVEGQQCDRCKMGTFYLNEQNPLGCTKCFCFGATVECSSTRYPMEEIIDMEGWRLLNLKTDTPEIQSDGNTLTVDIYENGGAKEPARTNLYWAAPKAYLNDQIGSYGGVLHFITTSEQGGRGDSTGTFVSVAGDQPAPLTAPNPTVILEGNGMVVGWINRNKQNGESVFLNLTESNFVHQSTGNPVKREEMMMVLSPLSKLRIHATDDPDAAIVRLSDVSMSTTDYDAELGSGPTIPTVEECRCPKGYTGESCQLCDSGHFRENRGPYLGYCAECHCYGHCETCDEHGELIDKKDCLHNTAGENCEKCKDGYIGDATTGDPDACQPCPCPFPSEDGNFAESCEYDEDGDVVCHCQIGYTGEKCDQCALGYFGNPSVIGGDCKQCNCHGNLDFNLVMEICNPISGECKDCLYNTGGKYCERCADGFFGDAKIAKNCTKCPCNECGTLQCDHTYGFCACKPHVIGISCNRCEPGYYNLDSCIGCQDCSCGIGARNNECDTVTGACECAPNVVGLKCDKCAPGHWDYSSMGCKPCNCRNNGDCNPVNGECKCPPGITGPQCDQCKLERHILPPGGLQCESCDTCTHDLLDTIEPMTEKVASASLKLSKVSVGVAAAKRLEDFADRSEDVEDRISETEQHMNDISDDADKLLNAEINDLNDMIMSEEDEEASGLPAPIVDSSSKEQDSYIALKSAVGKTELAVAAMCNKTEALQESIEKTSGRMLRLDANATDINDEIGGFSTDSKDLLEKIPDMFMEEGSAYELEEDASGDNDEYLQKLYDAEMLLTRMKMRVFKPMKKVADAELAQAEELFGLVNINFTLPSEDLDQRVGNVSQDLGDKLTKMKELRAHLNDAIKTVTEVATLNAANSKALTAGRDAINRITVEFEEINQIIGDAQNVLNGGGIDEPGVLDSDALLEAIDQLQPVYDAYVVGLEGMEELVNMSIEKANMLKNDADMLSQLVEETKNDPRNVRAVEAANRYQNIINVMENAREAADKADLDATEARDDVAEKNLGKAADEANVASGKLLNEVQDILNTKIGDLQNDLNAAKKSSQEMDSLAKDLSKRMEAVKDGATTLDHGDIDAKIQKTKEDAAAASDIADDALRAAQQLQDKIDQAPDPNIPLNQELTDVQDILADLPDQIADMNAQVEELNRRAARIALLPKDLALDEKIGEIRKKIELSRSRADSVKVSMQFKHVPLAAADAKPEYAQVHIPPQSFDLSDNIKIEMYVNISKSPDNSLLYLGDASTASGDYIALETIGGKVHYYYKVGSGVGEIIGTHPAINDETWHRIVIERNGNDASLEVFYPNPIEGRGDLFNSGAITSKVQTGKTDAAEIESSLPRETTPFVVGGLPPMPLPGKIQNNQMTGCIEGVKVNDESVGLWNFVSYNGPKPGQTCAGEGRKSPLSVSTSNRYWRFRGVDSYIRASETQLRQLNSYADTTGISFVSFKFLTKQHDGLLLFVGQSVDQFFALEIRDGKLHLSCNFGWDEPKEGVSTDTYPDVSTIAQAFNVKIGIVNVGRNVKMIALVLNTELSINMTFTDWSPNIQGDVWFGGIHRNDIKQEFSQYVKNINTNYRGCIRDLSFHRRYTFNIYEAYERIGVTPGCDGDDIPPIDAKDEGFISIADNYPNVENMEGLAREPEPTPLAATVVPDIVPPDEGVEEPVVETEEVRPPRTFDIEDARLIYVPDDPDEAVLKSDGKLDDTDTGLMDKNADVSSKEIGNLDDSMINSEKPVANDKPNEKVSIDILKETVVVDPPLEDPKLKIKEENVEIVLEEETGMGDEVIDIKEVDIEMENSKEVVGETLKNENEQVGSNADIESDDTETADEPISVEDDVPGELKAEAYGDPKEEAQNFAEDDVASSSVVPAILIIIGVIVGVVLFAAVVSAVMKGGLFAGGAGSVPANPPPPPMEQAPLNDVQAQRVAQMDW, encoded by the exons ATGTTGAAATTGGCGGTGCTCCTACTACTGACCGCCCTACATCTGGACGTGGGCTACGGGCAGCCTCAATTGATAAAAGAACCGAATGTATTGACTCCGCCATATTTTAACATCGCTACAG GAAAGAAAATTGAATCGACTGCGACATGCGGTGAAGTCGAACCCCACGTATTTTGCAAACTAACTGGCGGACCAAACGAATATGGATACAATGGAAATCTATATCAGGGACAGTTCTGTGACGAATGCGACATGCAAAACCCCACTAAATCTCACCCCATCAAATACGCAATCGATGGAACTGAGAAATGGTGGCAGAGTCCTCCGTTGTCACAAGGAAGTGAATACAACAAAATTAACATCACAATTCATCTTGGACAG gtTTTCCACGTCGCATATGCCATCATCAAGTTCGCCAATTCTCCACGTGCCGGTACCTGGGTTTTGGAACGATCGTCTGATCACGGAAAAACTTTCCAACCATGGCAGTATTTTGCTAACAGTGACAGTGATTGCCACAATCTGTTTGGTATCGATGCTTTTGAAGAAATTACTAGCGATGATAGCGTCATGTGTACATCAGAATACTCCGACGTTGTTCCATTGGAACGCGGCGAG gTAATTGTTTCTATCATCAATCGGCGTCCTGGCGCAAAAAATTTCTCGCATTCCCCAGTTCTTCAAGAATGGAGCAAGGCTACTGACGTGAGACTGCGTCTTCTGCGCACCAAAACACTTCTCGGACACTTGATGGCAGTTCAGAGACAAGATCCCACTGTGACTAGAAGA TATTTCTACAGTATCAAAGATATTAGCATTGGTGGAAGATGTGTCTGCAATGGCCACGCTGATACTTGCTTGCCAGATCCCGATGATAGATACAA GCTTAAATGCGAATGCCGACACAACACATGTGGAGATAGCTGCGAGTATTGTTGTCCCGGTTTTGTCCAGAAAGAATGGAAAGCTGCTGTTCCAGAAAGTGCAAATCAATGCGAAC GATGCAATTGCCACGGCCACAGCACTGAATGCGATTTCGACGAGCAAGTCGCGATAAGACGGCAATCTCTTGATTTGGATGGCAATTACGAAGGAGGTGGTGTCTGCAAAAACTGCCTTCATAACACTGCTGGAATCAACTGCGAGAAGTGTGCTGATGGTTTCTACAGACCTGCTAATGTTGACCCAAGACATCCTGAGGGATGCAGAC cTTGTGATTGTGATAGCGCATTCACTGTTGGTACATGCGAACCAGTGACTGGACGATGCTACTGTAAGCCCAAGTACGCAGGAGACAGATGTGATAAATGTGCACCTGGATATCACATGTTCCCAGAATGCGAAC AATTCGGAGATAATG TCTGTCCCTGCTTTTACAATGGTACCAGAGATGGAATCTGCTTGCCAGAGAATGATATTTGTCCATGCAAGTACAATTTTGCTGGAAAATATTGCAGTGAATGTGCCGCTGGATTTTATAACTTCCCAGATTGTACAC cCTGCACTTGTCTTGGTCAAGGAGCAATTAGCGATATTTGCGACCCATACAGCGGACAGTGTACTTGTGATGAGGGATTCGGGGGATTATATTGTGACCAGTGTGCAGCAGGGTACTACAAATATCCGCTTTGTCAAACATGTGCTTGCTACACAGCTTTTACTACCTCAGAT ATTTGTGATCCTGATACTGGAAAGTGTTTCTGTACTGAGTTGGTGACTGGAGAATCATGCAATCGCTGTTTACCTGGTTATTACGACTTCCCACAATGCAAAG AATGTGAATGCTCAAGCCCTGGAAGTGCAAGTACCATGTGTGATCAGGAGAGTGGAAAATGCCAATGCAAACCTAACTTTCAAGGACCTAAATGTGAACAATGTGCGCCAGAATATTACAA cTATCCGAACTGCATCCCATGTGACTGTGACGTACAAGGTTCTCAACGAACGACTTGTGATGTGGTGACTGGCCAATGTACCTGCTTCCGATATATTGGTGGACGTCGTTGTGACCAATGTGCACCCGATTACTTCAACTTCCCTCGATGTGAAGACTGTAAATGTGATCCAAGAGGGATCAAGTCTGTTGTACCAGGCGTCTGTCTTGCTTTCACCACC GGCCAATGCGACTGCAAAGAGAATGTTGTTGGAAAGTATTGTAATGAATGCAGTCCCCTGCATTATAACTTAACACTCGGATGTGTTGATTGTAATTGCTTTCTCCAGGGAACACTCGATGGTGTTGCTGCCTGCGATACAGAG TTTGGTGATTGCTGGTGCAAACCCTATACATGCACTCAAAGATGCTCTCAGTGCGATGATGGATTTTTTGGACTTGAGGAAAGCCATTACTTTGGTTGTACTGGATGTCAGTGTGATGCTGGTGGTGCAATGACAGAGGATTGTGACACAGTAGATGGGCAATGTCGTTGTAAAGAAGGAGTAACAGGCAGAAAATGTGATAG TGTTGCTGAAGGCTACTACTACCCAACTCTACTTCAGCATAGATTTGAGGTTGAAGATGGCAAAACAACTGAAGACCAAATCTTGCGTTTTGGTTTCAATCGAGAACATTTTCCAGCTTTCAGTATGAAAGGTTATGGAGAATTTTCTCTTGTCCAG CGTAAAATCATTGTACCAGTCAATGTGGAGAGTTATGGTCTGTACAGAGTGCTCTTTTATTACGTTCAACCCGATGGCACAACTTCAGCAAATGTCACTCTTTCACCGGTAACAGCTGATG GTTCGGAGCAAAAAtttattgttgattttgaaCCAAGTCAAAGTCCAGCTTTGATGACTGCTAACAGCGTATTTGTTCTTAATCGTGGAGAATGGAACATCATTATTGAAGGCGAACCAg gaCTTCTCATTGACTACATTGTTCTTCTGCCATCTGAATACTATGAACCGGGAATTCTTCAAGCTAAAATCACAGAACCTTGTGAGCCAACACTAACTCAAACAGGAAAAGATTGTCTCATGTACACACACATACCACTCACTGGAACTCCTCAGGCTGCAGCCATGGCCTTCGCTGAGCAAGCACA aCATGATTCTCCTACAACTGCACACCCAACTATGGTTTTACTTGATGGAAACAAAAAAGGTGATAATCACCATACAGTGTCCATGACTTTGAATGATGTAGACAGCGCAGGAAAATACGTCCTTGTTCTTGAATATGCAAGTACTGGAGACAGAATGAAAACTGTCGATGCCACAGTTACAGATTTAGCAGGAAACACATTTTCTGATGTGAAATTCAATATCTACTCGTGCGAGTATCTTTTCCTTTGTCGGCAAGTTGCACTCACACCTTTGAGTGATGTCATG GTCTTTGATATTTCTGTCCCAAATATCCAAGTGGACCTGAGCGTTGGTGCTGGTGATGTTGTTTATGTGAGTCGTGTTCATGcaattccatatgaaaaatGGACAATGGAATATGTGGAACCTAAAAGAAAGTGCATCACTAAAGAAGGACCCGAATTTGATGA ATGCACTGCTTGGGCTTATCCAACTTCTGCTACTGGACACAAGATTGAAGTAGGAGGTGGTGATTCTGTTCCTCCTACTGAAACTACTGGGGAAGTTGATACTGTCTTAGTTGGTGGTGAAGACAACACTATAGAGATTGACATGGATCTTGATCCTGGCCG atatgtatttttacttcactatttcAACCCCAACCATGTATCATTCTCACCTAATATTATCATCTCTGATGGCGGTCTTACACATGAAGGAACTGCAAATGTTACCTTTTGTCCAAGCGGAGATGGATGCAGAGGCGTTGTTATATCTAACAATGGAGCTGTGGTTATTGATATCACCAACCGACCACAAACAATGACAATTAAAGTGCCAGCAG ATAAAGCTTTCTGGTTGGATTACATTCTTGCCATACCAGAGGAATCTTATAACGCTGATCAACTTGACTTAAAACCAGTTGATCATTCAAGAAAATTCTTTGATGAATGTTATGGAGTGGGAACTGAAGGATTGATTGACTCTGCGACAACTCCAACAGACTTTTGTCGCAAGGCAGTGTTCTCATTAACTATGGACTTCAATGATGGAGCTTTACCATGTGATTGCTCTGGTGCTGGCACAGTTGGCGGTGGAGATGTAGATTGTGAG GACTATGGTGGTCAATGCCCTTGCAAGCCAAATGTGATTGGAAGAAAATGTGACAGGTGTATGATAGGATTCTATGGATTCCCAGATTGCAAACCGTGCGATTGTGATGGTGCATTATGTGATGAG ATCAATGGAAACTGCATCTGTCCACCCAACACTGTTTCCCCATCTTGTGATCAATGCCTTCCTTTTACACATTCCTTCCATCCTCTTGCTGGATGTGTTGCATGCGATTGCCATTCTCAAGGGGTAGAAAATGCAACTGACCTTGGATGTAGCAAGGATGATGGTCAATGCAGATGCAGAGAAAATGTTGAAGGACTAAGATGTGACAAATGTAAAGCAGGATTTTTTGGATTCCCTGATTGTAGCCCTTGCGTTTGTGATACACGTGGAAGCATCTCGGAAACATGCGATCCAGCCAGTGGACAATGTTTATGCAAAGAAAATGTAGAAGGACAACAATGTGATAGATGTAAAATG GGTACTTTCTATCTGAATGAACAAAATCCTCTCGGATGCACAAAATGCTTCTGTTTTGGAGCCACAGTTGAATGTAGCAGCACTCGATACCCCATGGAGGAAATTATTGATATGGAAGGCTGGCGgcttttgaatttgaaaac AGATACACCAGAAATTCAGAGTGATGGTAACACTCTTACCGTGGATATCTATGAAAATGGAGGAGCTAAAGAACCTGCCAGAACCAACTTGTATTGGGCTGCACCAAAAGCATATCTGAATGACCAAATTGGATCCTATGGTGGCGTTTTACACTTCATTACCACTTCAGAACAAGGTGGACGAGGAGACAGCACTGGTACATTTGTTTCGGTCGCCGGAGATCAACCTGCTCCTCTAACTGCTCCAAATCCAACAGTCATTTTGGAG GGCAATGGTATGGTTGTTGGCTGGATAAACAGAAACAAACAGAATGGAGAATCAGTATTCCTCAACTTGACTGAATCAAATTTTGTTCATCAAAGCACTG GAAACCCAGTGAAACGTGAAGAAATGATGATGGTTCTTAGTCCTTTGTCAAAATTGCGTATCCATGCTACTGATGATCCAGATGCAGCCATCGTCAGGCTTTCGGATGTTAGTATGTCAACTACTGATTATGATGCTGAACTCGGATCAGGTCCAACTATACCAACCGTTGAGGAATGCCGCTGCCCCAAAg gATACACTGGAGAGTCTTGCCAATTGTGTGACAGTGGACATTTTAGAGAAAATCGTGGACCTTATTTGGGTTATTGTGCAGAGTGCCATTGTTATGGACATTGTGAAACTTGTGATGAACATGGTGAATTGATTGACAAGAAGGATTGTCTTCATAATACg GCTGgtgaaaattgtgaaaaatgtaAAGATGGATACATTGGAGATGCAACTACTGGAGATCCAGATGCTTGCCAGCCTTGTCCATGTCCATTCCCATCAGAAGATGGAAATTTCGCAGAGTCTTGTGAATATGATGAAG ATGGTGATGTTGTCTGTCACTGCCAGATTGGTTACACAGGAGAAAAGTGCGACCAGTGTGCTCTCGGATATTTTGGAAACCCATCAGTTATCGGTGGAGATTGTAAACAGTGCAATTGCCATGGAAACCTTGATTTTAACTTGGTGATGGAAATTTGCAATCCGATAAGTG GTGAATGCAAAGACTGCTTGTACAATACTGGTGGAAAATACTGTGAAAGATGCGCAGATGGCTTTTTTGGAGATGCCAAAATTGCCAAGAACTGTACCAAATGTCCATGCAATGAATGTGGTACTCTGCAATGTGATCATACATATGGATTCTGTGCTTGCAAGCCTCATGTTATTGGTATCTCATGTAACCGTTGTGAGCCAG gaTATTACAATTTGGATTCCTGCATTGGTTGTCAAGACTGCAGCTGTGGGATTGGTGCTAGAAACAATGAGTGTGATACTGTGACTGGAGCATGTGAATGTGCACCAAATGTTGTCGGACTGAAATGTGACAAATGTGCACCAGGGCACTGGGACTACTCATCCATGGGATGCAAAC CCTGCAATTGTCGAAACAATGGAGATTGTAATCCGGTCAATGGCGAATGCAAATGTCCACCAGGTATCACTGGCCCTCAATGCGACCAATGCAAACTGGAACGTCACATTCTACCACCAGGCGGTCTTCAATGTGAAA GCTGTGACACCTGTACACATGATCTTCTTGACACCATTGAGCCAATGACGGAAAAAGTAGCTAGCGCCAGTCTTAAGTTGTCAAAAGTATCAGTTGGAGTTGCAGCAGCAAAAAGACTTGAAGATTTCGCGGACCGCTCTGAGGATGTCGAA gaTCGTATTTCTGAGACAGAACAACATATGAATGACATTAGTGATGATGCTGATAAGCTTTTGAATGCCGAAATTAATGATTTGAATGATATGATAATGTCTGAAGAGGATGAG GAGGCATCAGGTTTACCTGCACCTATTGTCGATTCTTCTTCCAAGGAACAAGACTCTTACATTGCGCTTAAATCTGCTGTAGGAAAAACTGAACTTGCA GTTGCTGCTATGTGCAATAAAACTGAGGCACTTCAAGAAAGCATTGAAAAGACTAGTGGAAGAATGTTAAGATTAGATGCCAATGCCACTGATATTAATGATGAAATCGGTGGGTTTTCAACAGATTCAAAAGATCTTCTTGAAAAG ATTCCAGACATGTTTATGGAAGAAGGATCAGCTTATGAG CTTGAGGAAGATGCTTCAGGAGACAATGACGAATATCTTCAAAAATTATATGACGCTGAAATGTTGTTAACAAGAATGAAGATGAGAGTATTTAAACCTATGAAGAAGGTCGCTGATGCTGAACTAGCTCAAGCAGAAGAAT TATTTGGACTAGTAAAcatcaacttcactctgccttCCGAGGATTTGGATCAAAGAGTTGGAAACGTTAGTCAAGATCTCGGTGACAAATTGACCAAAATGAAAGAATTAAGAGCTCATTTGAATGATGCTATTAAAACTGTAACAGAAGTAGCAACATTGAATGCCGCCAATAGTAAAGCACTCACAGCAGGCAGAGATGCCATTAACA gAATTACTGTTGAATTTGAAGAAATCAATCAAATAATTGGTGATGCACAGAATGTGTTAAATGGAGGTGGTATTGATGAACCTGGTGTGTTGGACAGCGATGCTTTACTCGAAGCTATTGATCAACTTCAACCTGTTTATGATGCTTATGTTGTGGGATTAGAAGGAATGGAGGAACTTGTCAATATG TCTATTGAAAAAGCTAACATGTTGAAGAATGATGCCGATATGCTTTCACAACTGGTTGAAGAAACAAAGAATGATCCTCGTAATGTTAGAGCAGTCGAAGCTGCAAACAGATATCAGAATATTATCAATGTTATGGAAAATGCACGAGAGGCAGCTGACAAGGCAGATTTG GATGCTACAGAAGCAAGAGACGATGTAGCTGAAAAGAATTTAGGTAAAGCAGCTGATGAAGCAAATGTTGCCAGTGGGAAACTTCTCAATGAAGTACAAGATATTCTCAATACCAAAATTGGTGATCTTCAGAATGATCTTAAT gCTGCCAAGAAGAGTTCTCAGGAAATGGATTCTTTGGCAAAAGATCTCTCTAAAAGAATGGAAGCAGTGAAAGATGGTGCTACTACTTTAGATCATG gtGATATTGAtgccaaaatacaaaaaacaaaagaagATGCAGCAGCAGCTTCAGATATTGCTGATGATGCTTTGAGAGCAGCACAACAATTACAAGACAAGATTGACCAAGCTCCTGATCCAAATATTCCACTTAATCAAGAGCTAACTGATGTTCAAGACATAT TGGCTGATCTACCCGACCAAATTGCTGATATGAACGCACAAGTGGAAGAGCTTAATCGACGTGCTGCTAGAATCGCTTTACTTCCTAAAGATCTTGCATTGGATGAAAAAATAGGTGAAATAAGAAAGAAGATTGAATTGTCAAGAAGCCGTGCTGACAGC GTCAAGGTATCAATGCAATTCAAGCATGTACCTCTTGCTGCTGCAGATGCCAAGCCTGAATATGCACAAGTTCACATCCCACCACAGTCATTTGATCTCAGTGACAACATCAAGATTGAAATGTACGTCAACATCTCAAAATCACCAGACAATTCTCTCTTATACTTAGGAGATGCTTCA ACTGCTTCTGGGGATTACATCGCTTTGGAAACTATTGGAGGCAAAGTACACTATTATTATAAAGTTGGATCTGGTGTTGGTGAAATTATTGGTACACATCCAGCAATCAATGATGAAACGTGGCATCGTATTGTCATAGAAAG AAATGGAAATGATGCATCACTGGAAGTATTTTACCCTAATCCTATAGAAGGGCGTGGAGACTTGTTTAATTCTGGTGCCATAACTAGTAAAGTCCAGACTGGAAAAACAGATGCAGCTGAAATAGAATCGTCTCTACCAAGGGAGACAACGCCATTTGTTGTTGGTGGTTTGCCACCCATGCCG CTACCaggaaaaatacaaaacaatcaaATGACTGGATGTATTGAGGGTGTTAAAGTTAATGATGAAAGTGTTGGACTCTGGAATTTTGTTTCATACAATGGTCCAAAGCCTGGTCAAACCTGTGCTGGAGAAGG acgCAAATCACCACTCAGCGTTTCAACTAGCAATAGATATTGGCGTTTCCGAGGTGTTGACAGTTACATTCGAGCAAGTGAAACACAACTTCGCCAACTAAATTCCTATGCAGATACTACTGGAATCAGCTTTGTTAGCTTCAAATTTTTGACTAAACAACATGATGGCCTGCTTCTTTTCGTCGGACAGAGCGTg GATCAATTCTTTGCTTTGGAAATTAGAGATGGAAAATTGCATTTGTCTTGCAATTTTGGTTGGGATGAACCTAAAGAAGGAGTCAGCACTGACACATACCCAGATGTATCCACCATTGCACAAGCTTTCAACGTGAAGATCGGAATAGTTAATGTTGGCAGAAACGTAAAGATGATTGCTTTGGTCCTCAACACTGA GCTCAGCATAAACATGACTTTCACGGATTGGTCACCAAATATTCAAGGCGATGTCTGGTTTGGCGGAATTCATAGAAATGACATCAAACAAGA attTAGTCAATATGTAAAGAACATCAATACAAACTACCGCGGATGCATCAGAGACTTATCTTTCCATAGAAGatatactttcaatatttacGAAGCTTACGAAAGAATCGGAGTCACCCCTGGATGTGATGGAGAT gACATTCCGCCCATTGACGCCAAAGATGAGGGATTTATTAGCATAGCAGACAATTATCCCAATGTTGAAAATATGGAAGGACTAGCAAGAGAACCTGAACCTACTCCACTGGCAGCAACTGTAGTACCAGATATTGTGCCACCAGATGAG GGTGTGGAGGAACCAGTGGTTGAAACTGAAGAAGTACGACCGCCGCGTACTTTCGATATAGAAGATGCACGTCTCATCTATGTACCTGATGATCCTGATGAAGCGGTTTTAAAATCTGATGGAAAACTTGATGATACGGATACAGGACTGATGGATAAGAATGCAGATGTTAGCAGTAAAGAAATTGGTAATCTCGATGATTCAATGATAAATTCTGAAAAACCAGTTGCCAACGATAAACCAAATGAGAAAGTATCGATAGACATACTTAAAGAAACAGTTGTTGTTGATCCACCACTTGAAGATCCAAAACTGAAAATCAAAGAAGAAAATGTCGAGATTGTTCTGGAAGAAGAAACTGGCATGGGTGATGAAGTAATTGATATCAAAGAAGTTGATATAGAAATGGAAAATTCGAAAGAGGTTGTTGGTGAAACTTTAAAGAACGAAAATGAACAAGTAGGGAGCAACGCTGACATAGAATCGGACGACACTGAAACAGCTGATGAACCTATATCAGTCGAAGATGATGTACCTGGAGAACTAAAAGCAGAGGCTTATGGTGATCCAAAAGAAGaggctcaaaattttgctgAAGATGATGTGGCATCCTCCAGTGTTGTACCAGCCATTCTCATCATTATCGGAGTTATTGTAGGCGTGGTTCTTTTTGCTGCCGTTGTGTCTGCGGTCATGAAAGGGGGCTTGTTTGCAGGTGGGGCCGGCTCGGTTCCAGCAAATCCACCTCCTCCACCAATGGAACAAGCACCTCTAAATGATGTTCAAGCTCAGCGCGTTGCTCAAATGGATTGGTAA